A segment of the Silvanigrella paludirubra genome:
TTTTTAAAGTCTTAGATAAATAAATATCGCTTGTATAACCAGTTTTTACCGCAATTTTAAGACCTTTTTTATCTAATGAGGAAAGATCTTTAAATTCCAATTTATTTTTTTCATTATTTTTTACTGCAATACTTAAGCCACTTGTAAATGTAGAATCACTAAATAAAACCATTACTTTTCTTTCAGGAGTAACAGTCATTCCAGCTGCAATCATATCACATTTTCCAGATATTAAAGCAGGAATAATACCATCAAAACTGATTTGAACCATTTTTAATTCAACAGATAAAGATTTTGAAAATTCTTTCATCATATCAATATCAAAACCCATCCATTCGCCCTTTTGCGTTTTCATTTCAAATGGCAAAAATCCGGCGTCTGAACAAACTTTTAAAGACTTTTCATTTTTAACTCTTTGTAAACTTAAATCTTCTTTTTTTGCTTCTTCTTGCCCTGGCGCTACGGCGTATAAGTTAACAGCGGGAATTACTGATAGCAGTGAAAAAGTACGTAAGATGAACTTTAAATAACCTGTTTTCATTTTGATTCCTCTTATAAGAAGCCATAGCCGGAATGCATGAGGCAAGGACAATATTTTAGCATAAATACTCAATCAACAAACGATTCCCTACATACATAAGCTTAGAAAGCTGGTCAAGCAAAACATGCCAAATGCCTGAACATTCAGTGATTGTTTTTATAATATAACACTTCTTATTCATTATTTATATCTTCATTATTGTCTTGATCGTCAATACTTTCATTGGAAGCATCGCCTTGAATTTCTTTTGATTCAATAATAATTTCAGGCTTAGGAGTCTGTTGAGTGATTTGCGATCTTGGAACAAACCCAAAATCCATATTTTGAATTAATTGTTTTTCTTTCCTCGATGCAATTTGCATTTCCAAAATATTAAAATAAATTTTTTTATACCTTTGAATAAAGAATTGAGTTAATCTTTTTTTTTCTAAACTTTGATTCCACTTTTTAGGAGAAGGTAAAATTGCTATTAATGCAACACATTGTGATGGAGATAATTTTTTGGAGTCTACTTTAAAATAACGCCTAGAAGCTTCTTCTAACCCATAAGTATTTGGACCAAATTCTACTATATTTAAATACCATTCAATTTGATTTTCTTTTGACATAACAGCGTCTAACAAAAGCGCACCAATAACTTCTCTTGTTTTTCTTACATAACTCCTATTTCGAGATAAAAAAGCATTTTTAACAAGCTGTTGAGTTATTGTGCTTCCTCCTCGCTTTGTTTTTAAACTTTTTTTGTTTTCATTTAAAATCTTTTTAAGGCTTTCAAAATCAACCCCATTGTGTTGATAAAAACGAGCATCTTCTGAGGCTACTAAAGCCGCTTTGCAAGAATTTGGAATATCTTTTTTTGGAGTCCAAGATGTCGAAAAAATACCGGTTATTGGTCCTGTAATTCTCAAATATCTAGAAACCCCATCTTCTTTGTATGGAAAATAGATTAATAATCCAGAATATAACAAAAATACCCATGGTATAAACCAAAATATAAATATTAAAAAGCACCATAAAGGCAGCAGAAAAAACCAAAAATTAAAAGAGAAAATTCTCATTTAGATTCCTTGCATATTTACGATATTTGTCGCATTATAACGTTCTGAAATAACTACAACTACTTTATTTTAAAAGGAAATTTTATGTTACTACCCCAACTAAAACCACTTCATATTAGCCATAATAATTCTGGTGCAAATCTAAACGCAGATCTCGCTATCATTATAATAGATGAAGTAGACATAGAAAAGGGAAATATAAAATCAGCAGAGCTTCAAAAATTAGATTCTGAGTTCGGCGGTACAATTTCAAGTCTAATTTCATTTGGTGATTTTGAAGGAAAATGGTTACAAAATTCTAGCTCAATTGCAAATATACAAAAAATTGCTAAGAGAGTTTTGTTACTTGGAGCTGGAAAAAAACAAAATTATTCTGCAGCACGAGCTCGTCAGTTAGGAATTAAATCTGCTGAAATCTCTTTAGCATCAAAGTCTCAAGCTGTTGCTTTTTATTCTTGCTCCTCATTAATATCAACAAAGGAACAAATTGTTCAAAGTAGCCTCGGATTTAATATGGGTATGTATAAATATCCAAATTCAAATATGAAACCCGAAGCGATTCAAGAAAACGAAAAACCAATTCAGCTTCATTTTATTAACTCTATTTCTGGATGCAAAGAAGCTTTAAATCAATCTAAATATATTGAAGAATCCATTAATATTTGTAGACTTCTTCAAGACGCTCCTCCAAATATAGGAACACCTAAATATGTTTCAGAACATATAATGGAAAAGGCAAAAAAAGCAGGTCTCCAAGTTGAAGTATGGGGAGCTCAAAAACTTCGCGAAAAAGGGTTTAATGCTATGCTTGCTGTTGCAGGCGGAAGCGCTCAAGAACCTCAATTTGTTGTGGTAGAATACACACCAAAAAATTATAAAAAAACAATTGCATTTGTCGGTAAAGGTCTGACTGTAGATACAGGTGGATTTTCAATTAAGACCCCTTCAACATCTCAAGAATCTATGAAATACGATATGTCAGGCTCGGCAGTTACTTTAAGTTCCATTTTAGCAATTGCAAAACTTCAATTGCCAGTTCGTGTTTTTGCAATAGGAGCTCTTTGTGAAAATATGATTGATGCACATGCTTATCGTGTTGGAGATGTATTAACATCCTACTCAGGAAAAACAATTGAAGTTTTAAATACAGATGCAGAAGGACGCATTGTATTAAGCGATGCACTTCATTATGCTGCAAAAGACTTAAAACCAGATTATATCGTTGAGTTTTCAACTTTAACTGGTGCTATGATTACTACTTTTGGCCACATTGGAGCAGGTGTTTTTGCTTTTGATAAGGAACTTGAAAAAATTGTTATGGAAGCTTCA
Coding sequences within it:
- a CDS encoding leucyl aminopeptidase family protein, which produces MLLPQLKPLHISHNNSGANLNADLAIIIIDEVDIEKGNIKSAELQKLDSEFGGTISSLISFGDFEGKWLQNSSSIANIQKIAKRVLLLGAGKKQNYSAARARQLGIKSAEISLASKSQAVAFYSCSSLISTKEQIVQSSLGFNMGMYKYPNSNMKPEAIQENEKPIQLHFINSISGCKEALNQSKYIEESINICRLLQDAPPNIGTPKYVSEHIMEKAKKAGLQVEVWGAQKLREKGFNAMLAVAGGSAQEPQFVVVEYTPKNYKKTIAFVGKGLTVDTGGFSIKTPSTSQESMKYDMSGSAVTLSSILAIAKLQLPVRVFAIGALCENMIDAHAYRVGDVLTSYSGKTIEVLNTDAEGRIVLSDALHYAAKDLKPDYIVEFSTLTGAMITTFGHIGAGVFAFDKELEKIVMEASDATGERAYPLPIWDEVADDTKGSISDLANIGNTRGSAGSMVAAAFLNEFVNDIPFVHIDIAGVANDNQSIGYPKKQSAGYGVQLVTEIAKILSK
- a CDS encoding biosynthetic peptidoglycan transglycosylase; the encoded protein is MRIFSFNFWFFLLPLWCFLIFIFWFIPWVFLLYSGLLIYFPYKEDGVSRYLRITGPITGIFSTSWTPKKDIPNSCKAALVASEDARFYQHNGVDFESLKKILNENKKSLKTKRGGSTITQQLVKNAFLSRNRSYVRKTREVIGALLLDAVMSKENQIEWYLNIVEFGPNTYGLEEASRRYFKVDSKKLSPSQCVALIAILPSPKKWNQSLEKKRLTQFFIQRYKKIYFNILEMQIASRKEKQLIQNMDFGFVPRSQITQQTPKPEIIIESKEIQGDASNESIDDQDNNEDINNE
- a CDS encoding transporter substrate-binding domain-containing protein translates to MKTGYLKFILRTFSLLSVIPAVNLYAVAPGQEEAKKEDLSLQRVKNEKSLKVCSDAGFLPFEMKTQKGEWMGFDIDMMKEFSKSLSVELKMVQISFDGIIPALISGKCDMIAAGMTVTPERKVMVLFSDSTFTSGLSIAVKNNEKNKLEFKDLSSLDKKGLKIAVKTGYTSDIYLSKTLKNAQILKFDQDSDLVLAVMQGRANAFVSDSTYVDLMDKGNKNKFIILPTKIVSDSFSVAGRKDDLELMKSFNVFLKQWRENGGYNKSKKFYFEDQVWRSQVAN